One stretch of Candidatus Binatia bacterium DNA includes these proteins:
- the ribB gene encoding 3,4-dihydroxy-2-butanone-4-phosphate synthase: MFTAVRLPSKRPGRVHSIEECLADLRAGKMVILVDDENRENEGDLCLAAEKVTPEAINFMTKYGRGLICLALTEERVRELGLPMMVAENRAPLGTAFTVSIDARHGITTGVSAADRAHTIRVAIREGTRPHDLVTPGHVFPLMARRGGVLVRTGQTEGSVDLARLAGLRPAAVICEIMKEDGTMARLPDLERFAATHNLKICTIADLVQYRLRHDSLVHRVAEARLDSRYGGEFKIYVYHTDVDDGEHVALVKGKISPDEPVLVRAHAEFLPGDVFNMAEQNTAALLQESMRMIGEAGKGVIVYLRRQGRGAELAHLQRQMARNPSTDPETRQRAFRDYGIGAQILRDVGVRKIRLLSNFPRRLVSLPGYGLEIVECVPIALPKDNGGKSSPRPRATKAKAPRARS; the protein is encoded by the coding sequence ATGTTCACTGCGGTTCGTTTGCCGTCGAAACGCCCCGGGCGAGTCCATTCCATCGAGGAGTGTCTGGCCGATTTGCGGGCCGGGAAGATGGTCATCCTGGTGGACGATGAGAACCGGGAAAACGAAGGCGACCTGTGTTTAGCCGCAGAAAAGGTGACGCCCGAAGCTATCAATTTCATGACGAAGTACGGGCGAGGGCTAATCTGCTTGGCGCTCACCGAAGAGCGGGTACGCGAGCTCGGGTTACCGATGATGGTGGCGGAAAACCGCGCACCGCTCGGCACTGCGTTCACGGTGTCCATCGATGCGCGCCACGGCATAACCACAGGGGTCAGCGCCGCCGACCGGGCGCACACCATTCGGGTCGCGATCCGCGAGGGCACGCGTCCACACGACCTTGTGACCCCCGGTCACGTTTTCCCTTTGATGGCGCGTCGTGGCGGGGTGTTGGTGCGCACCGGGCAAACGGAAGGCTCGGTGGACCTCGCCCGTCTTGCTGGCCTCAGGCCGGCAGCGGTGATTTGCGAAATCATGAAAGAGGATGGCACGATGGCGCGCCTTCCCGACCTGGAACGCTTTGCTGCAACCCACAATCTGAAAATCTGCACGATTGCCGACCTGGTGCAGTACCGCCTTCGGCACGACTCGCTCGTGCATCGTGTGGCCGAGGCCAGGCTCGACAGCCGCTATGGCGGCGAGTTCAAGATTTACGTCTACCACACCGATGTGGACGACGGAGAGCACGTGGCGTTGGTGAAGGGGAAGATTTCACCGGACGAACCGGTGCTGGTGCGGGCCCACGCCGAATTTCTCCCTGGCGACGTGTTCAACATGGCGGAGCAAAACACCGCCGCGTTACTGCAAGAGTCCATGAGGATGATCGGCGAGGCGGGCAAGGGCGTGATCGTCTACCTGCGCCGGCAAGGCCGGGGGGCCGAACTCGCACACTTGCAGCGGCAAATGGCTCGCAACCCGAGCACGGATCCCGAAACCCGGCAACGGGCGTTCCGAGACTACGGGATTGGCGCACAGATTTTGCGCGACGTCGGGGTGCGGAAAATTCGCTTGCTCAGCAATTTCCCGCGGCGGCTGGTGAGCTTGCCGGGGTACGGCCTAGAGATCGTCGAATGCGTGCCCATTGCTCTCCCCAAGGACAACGGAGGTAAAAGCTCGCCGCGCCCCCGGGCCACTAAGGCGAAGGCACCACGGGCGCGGAGTTGA
- a CDS encoding thioredoxin family protein codes for MQDYACCACTNFVRALRQVLLAVALPLIAVAADIVELSVRSVAPNAIRGGSVPLEVQVRIAPGWHIHGHEADEPFLIPTELSFELPEGAHVGPIRYPLAESRSFAFAPTKVLKVYQGTVRIGSTLTVDKEFAGSEVPVSARLRYQACTDTTCAPPKTVTAQLVLPVADRQEAGVGGATFSSAATPGPDFSTWFSERGRLTTLLLTLLLGLGLNLTPCVYPLISITVAFFGRQAASNAYRRALLAAAYVSGIVASFVALGVAVALSGGMFGAWLQRPPVLIGFAALMMLLAGSSFGLYQFRLPSVLTRRAGGAMPGLLGALAMGASMGLVAAPCVGPVVVGLLLFVGQKGDPWLGVQLFAALGTGLGLPYLLLAFLASSLHALPRSGDWLVWMERLFGFVLVAAAVYFVAPLLPRRAVHLTYAAVALGAAVVLGVVPLAHAHRWFRWFQRVVGASLLGVALWLALPSDAGSMIEWEEYSELALEQAVRDGKPVLIDFVADWCIPCHEMEATTFADRRVAELAERFVMLRADVTLDTEKTKAMTERFRVLGVPTIVLLDPEGREVQRLVGYVTAEELALAMGKLAPRAAGAEPSAS; via the coding sequence TTGCAAGACTACGCATGCTGTGCTTGCACGAATTTCGTGCGTGCTCTTCGCCAGGTCCTCCTCGCTGTGGCCCTGCCGCTGATTGCCGTTGCCGCAGACATCGTTGAGCTTTCTGTGCGCTCGGTCGCCCCGAACGCGATTCGCGGCGGGAGCGTACCGCTCGAGGTTCAAGTCCGGATCGCACCCGGATGGCACATCCACGGCCATGAAGCCGACGAACCGTTTCTGATCCCGACCGAACTTTCCTTCGAGCTCCCGGAGGGAGCCCATGTTGGGCCAATCCGTTACCCCCTAGCCGAGAGCCGCAGTTTTGCCTTTGCACCGACCAAAGTCCTCAAAGTCTATCAAGGAACTGTTCGCATTGGCTCGACCCTGACGGTGGACAAGGAATTCGCTGGATCAGAAGTGCCGGTGTCGGCTCGACTGCGCTACCAAGCCTGCACCGACACCACGTGCGCCCCGCCGAAAACGGTGACGGCACAACTCGTTTTGCCAGTCGCCGATCGCCAAGAGGCAGGCGTAGGTGGGGCAACATTTTCATCCGCAGCGACTCCCGGCCCTGATTTTTCGACTTGGTTCAGTGAGCGCGGGCGCCTGACCACGCTCTTGCTCACGCTCCTCCTCGGTCTGGGCCTCAACCTCACGCCCTGCGTGTATCCATTGATCTCGATTACAGTAGCGTTTTTCGGGCGCCAGGCGGCGAGCAACGCCTATCGGCGCGCGCTGCTCGCCGCGGCGTATGTCTCGGGCATCGTTGCCAGCTTTGTCGCGCTCGGCGTCGCCGTCGCACTCTCCGGCGGGATGTTTGGTGCCTGGCTGCAGCGTCCGCCAGTGCTCATCGGCTTCGCCGCGCTCATGATGTTGCTCGCGGGCAGCTCCTTTGGGCTGTACCAGTTCCGGCTTCCTTCTGTGCTCACGCGCCGGGCAGGCGGCGCGATGCCGGGGCTCCTTGGTGCGCTCGCTATGGGAGCAAGCATGGGGTTGGTGGCAGCGCCTTGCGTGGGGCCCGTGGTGGTGGGCTTGCTGTTGTTCGTTGGGCAGAAAGGCGATCCCTGGCTCGGCGTCCAATTGTTCGCAGCGTTAGGCACCGGCCTGGGCCTACCGTACCTGCTGCTCGCGTTCCTGGCGAGCTCGTTACACGCGTTGCCACGCTCTGGAGATTGGTTGGTTTGGATGGAGCGGCTCTTCGGTTTCGTACTGGTTGCGGCGGCGGTTTACTTCGTCGCCCCGTTGTTGCCACGGCGCGCCGTACACTTAACCTATGCCGCAGTTGCCCTCGGTGCTGCTGTGGTGCTCGGGGTTGTTCCCCTTGCGCACGCCCATCGTTGGTTTCGCTGGTTTCAACGGGTGGTAGGTGCGAGCTTACTCGGAGTCGCCCTGTGGCTGGCACTTCCCTCGGATGCTGGCAGCATGATCGAGTGGGAAGAGTACTCCGAGCTCGCATTGGAGCAGGCAGTACGCGATGGCAAACCTGTGTTGATCGATTTTGTGGCGGATTGGTGCATCCCCTGCCACGAAATGGAGGCCACGACATTTGCCGATCGCCGTGTTGCCGAGCTGGCGGAACGCTTCGTCATGCTGCGCGCAGACGTGACGCTCGATACCGAAAAAACCAAAGCCATGACCGAGCGTTTCCGCGTCCTCGGAGTGCCGACCATCGTTTTGCTCGATCCGGAGGGCCGAGAGGTACAGCGGCTGGTGGGGTACGTGACGGCGGAGGAGTTGGCGTTGGCGATGGGAAAGCTCGCTCCGCGAGCAGCCGGAGCCGAGCCGAGTGCAAGCTAA
- a CDS encoding DUF4352 domain-containing protein: protein MFVVSVALRKSKLVLLGLLLASCAGRYVRIEEKGMTCGEAQQLAISAVQRLGYQIAEVTRAEPGSPGVVVGRKEDPGRTARVLVQVFCTTMGAEIEAKAEGQGLASLDFAGQFEKTFAAMAAARPTPRPLAGSGVDVAVVVERPSASGLEVNLAEQGVAPVHVRVANHTSRPYRFEVAAVTLQTGDGRRVQPVAAREVLAKLPPEDRARVEPRVLHDRTIAPGETVDGYVFAPFQSYVRARVTLEDVENRESEGFTIEF from the coding sequence ATGTTTGTAGTCAGCGTTGCCCTCCGCAAAAGCAAACTCGTGCTGCTGGGTTTGTTGCTTGCCAGTTGCGCGGGACGCTATGTGCGCATCGAAGAAAAAGGGATGACCTGCGGGGAGGCCCAGCAGCTCGCGATCTCTGCCGTCCAGCGCTTAGGCTACCAGATTGCCGAGGTGACCCGGGCGGAGCCAGGCTCCCCGGGCGTTGTCGTCGGCAGGAAAGAAGATCCGGGACGCACCGCGCGTGTCTTGGTCCAAGTGTTTTGCACGACGATGGGGGCGGAAATCGAGGCGAAAGCTGAAGGGCAGGGTTTGGCGTCCTTGGACTTCGCTGGCCAATTCGAGAAGACGTTTGCCGCGATGGCGGCAGCCCGGCCGACGCCGCGGCCATTGGCTGGGTCCGGTGTGGATGTTGCCGTGGTGGTCGAGCGGCCGAGTGCGTCAGGGCTCGAGGTCAATTTGGCCGAGCAAGGAGTGGCCCCGGTGCACGTTCGGGTTGCGAACCACACTTCGCGCCCATACCGCTTCGAAGTTGCCGCAGTGACGCTGCAAACCGGCGACGGGCGCCGCGTCCAGCCTGTTGCCGCTCGAGAAGTGCTCGCCAAGCTACCACCAGAGGACCGGGCACGCGTGGAGCCGAGGGTTCTTCATGACCGGACGATTGCTCCCGGGGAAACCGTGGACGGCTATGTTTTCGCGCCCTTCCAAAGCTACGTGCGGGCGCGCGTGACACTCGAGGACGTGGAGAACCGAGAAAGCGAAGGTTTTACCATCGAGTTTTAG
- a CDS encoding PAS domain-containing sensor histidine kinase, with protein sequence MTKNGTRGFVPLLARARAAGWLLLIALAGFAIAEVVARPLENPGVTAVHLVGLGVLAMLMVPLYRGSSERTLITAAVFAVLTAAFVSVAVAALTGDANSASFIFVSLAMGSAALVPWGARAQTLVATILALLFPIAVYSAEGAFSPFRLREYLGLIVVLGASVYIAAELERNRRRAAAELQRRLERERELDAQRRFLRAVIDINPHLIFAKDRQGRFTLVNQAVAEVYGTTVDYLLGKTDADFNPHEEEVAFFRKIDLEVLDTGEERIVPEERITDAQGNVRWLRTIKRPLFSQDGRPEQVLGVAMDITEQRTFQEELREEALIASTLSRAAEDIIAALNSPQLPAVLCGVATWALGGRWAQLWTVDEESGRVRPEAQHAASPEVWQALQVVEVHKSMVIDLWRRVETREIVTISPQKASQWIPQTLLGLAKAFSGAAVIPLWRGNQISGALVVGVQEEALPLARPLERIANGLSQLASLTLENARLVHEVERASRLKSEFMATMSHELRTPLNVIIGYSGLLLEGALGELSKDQVEAVERLRANALQLLDLVNATLDVTRLETGRVPLELRPTSVPEVVAQTVRETVDQLRPTGLDIWRAVPPTLPRVTTDPVKLKVILKNLLANAMKFTPSGWVLIDSQVYKDELVIRVADTGIGIPPTEIERIFEPFQQVGAPVDHRHGGVGLGLYIVRRLVDAFGGEITVESQVGYGTAFTVRLPVEPHGASAL encoded by the coding sequence GTGACCAAGAACGGAACCAGGGGCTTCGTTCCTTTACTCGCCCGAGCTCGAGCGGCAGGGTGGTTATTACTTATCGCTTTGGCTGGTTTTGCGATCGCCGAGGTGGTCGCTCGCCCTCTTGAGAACCCCGGAGTCACCGCGGTCCACCTTGTAGGACTAGGCGTCCTCGCTATGCTCATGGTGCCGCTGTACCGGGGATCGTCGGAGCGCACGCTGATCACCGCCGCTGTGTTTGCTGTGCTGACAGCGGCGTTCGTAAGCGTTGCTGTCGCAGCCCTCACCGGCGATGCGAATAGTGCGTCGTTCATTTTTGTGTCGCTCGCCATGGGGAGTGCAGCCTTAGTCCCGTGGGGAGCGCGAGCCCAGACGCTCGTGGCAACCATTCTGGCCCTGTTGTTCCCGATCGCCGTGTACTCGGCGGAAGGCGCCTTCAGTCCGTTCCGCCTGCGAGAGTACCTCGGACTAATTGTGGTCCTCGGCGCCTCCGTTTACATCGCAGCGGAGCTCGAGCGCAATCGCCGACGAGCCGCTGCTGAGCTCCAGCGGAGACTGGAACGCGAACGGGAACTTGATGCGCAGAGGCGTTTTCTGCGAGCGGTCATCGACATCAACCCCCACCTCATCTTCGCGAAAGACCGACAGGGCCGCTTCACCTTGGTCAATCAAGCAGTTGCCGAGGTCTATGGGACAACGGTCGATTATTTGCTCGGCAAAACCGATGCTGACTTCAATCCTCACGAAGAAGAAGTCGCGTTTTTTCGCAAGATTGACTTAGAAGTTCTGGATACCGGAGAAGAAAGAATCGTTCCTGAAGAACGCATCACCGACGCCCAGGGGAACGTCCGTTGGTTGCGCACGATCAAGCGGCCCCTCTTCTCGCAGGACGGGAGACCCGAGCAAGTGCTGGGCGTGGCCATGGACATTACGGAGCAGCGGACCTTTCAGGAAGAGCTCCGCGAAGAGGCCCTCATCGCCTCCACGTTGTCCCGCGCGGCGGAGGACATTATCGCTGCGCTCAACAGCCCTCAGCTTCCCGCGGTGCTCTGTGGTGTTGCTACTTGGGCGCTCGGGGGTAGGTGGGCGCAACTTTGGACCGTGGACGAAGAGAGCGGCCGTGTGCGACCCGAAGCACAGCACGCAGCGTCCCCGGAAGTGTGGCAGGCGCTGCAAGTGGTGGAAGTTCACAAATCGATGGTGATTGATTTGTGGCGCCGGGTCGAGACCAGAGAGATCGTTACCATTTCGCCGCAAAAAGCAAGCCAGTGGATTCCGCAAACCCTACTGGGCTTGGCCAAAGCATTCTCTGGCGCCGCGGTCATTCCCCTCTGGCGCGGAAACCAAATTTCGGGTGCGCTCGTGGTGGGCGTGCAGGAAGAGGCTCTGCCATTGGCGCGGCCACTGGAGCGCATCGCTAATGGTTTGTCGCAGCTCGCCTCGCTGACCTTGGAAAACGCCCGCCTCGTGCATGAAGTGGAGCGGGCGAGTCGTCTGAAGTCGGAGTTCATGGCCACCATGTCGCACGAGTTGCGCACGCCGTTGAATGTCATCATCGGCTACAGCGGTCTGCTGCTCGAAGGCGCACTCGGGGAGCTCAGCAAAGATCAGGTGGAAGCCGTGGAGCGTTTGCGCGCGAATGCGTTGCAACTCCTCGACCTTGTGAATGCGACCCTCGATGTCACGCGACTGGAAACCGGGAGAGTTCCGCTCGAGTTGCGGCCGACATCCGTTCCCGAAGTCGTAGCGCAGACGGTGCGAGAAACCGTGGATCAACTTCGCCCGACGGGGTTGGACATTTGGCGCGCCGTACCCCCGACTCTGCCGCGGGTGACGACGGATCCGGTCAAGCTGAAAGTCATCCTGAAAAACCTTCTCGCGAACGCCATGAAGTTTACTCCTTCGGGTTGGGTCCTCATCGACAGTCAAGTGTACAAGGACGAGCTCGTGATCCGCGTGGCAGACACTGGAATCGGCATTCCACCGACGGAGATCGAGCGCATCTTTGAGCCTTTTCAGCAGGTGGGTGCTCCGGTGGACCATCGTCACGGTGGGGTCGGCCTTGGCCTCTATATCGTGCGGCGACTGGTCGATGCCTTTGGCGGGGAAATCACCGTCGAAAGCCAAGTCGGCTACGGCACGGCGTTCACTGTACGGCTGCCAGTGGAGCCGCACGGCGCAAGCGCCCTGTAG